GCTGGACAGGTCGGTGGCCGCCCGGTCCGGGTGCTCGGCCAGTGCGTACACCTGCGGGGTGCCGAGGATGAGCCGGCCGATGCGGTGCTGCGCGATCGCGTGGAGCACGGCCGCGGCGTCGAAGCCGGGATGCAGGACGACCATGCCGCCGGTGATGAGCGTGTCGTCCGCGGCGAACCCGCTGGAATGGGTGAGCGGTGCGGTGATCAGGACGTTCGTCCGGCTGCTGCGGTCGATGGCCGATGCGGCCATGTCGTTCTTGACGCCGAAGGGCCAGCAGACACCCTTCGGCAGGCCGCTCGCCCCACTGGTCTGGGTGATCACCGCGAGGTCGCTGTCGGTGATGTCCGGGCACGGGCCTACTCCGTCACCGCAGCCGGCGGTCAAATCCACCGTGTCCGGCTGTCCTGCGCCCAGTACGGCCAGGACCGGCCGACCGGTCGCGTTCACCAGCAGCTCCCGTGCCCGTGCCTCGTTGGCCGGGTCGACCGCCAGCATCCGGGCGCCGACATCCGAGACGATGGCGCGCTGCAAGTCCATGCGCAACTCGTCGTCAGGCACCACCGCATTCATCCCACGCACATGTGCGGCGGTCGCCCCCACCAGGTTGGCCGCCCACCGCAGGATCAGTGTGGCCGCGGTGTTGGGCTCGGTCAGGATGCAGACGACGTCACCGCGGCCGACGCCGTGGCGGCCCATCGCGGCCGCGGCCCGGCGAACGGCGTCGGCCAGCTCCCCGGCGGAGAAGGGGACGTCCCCGCTGACCATGGCAGGGCGATCCGGATCGGCATCGAAATGAGTCAGCAGCTGCTGAACATAATGCACATGCGTGGTACTCATGACCCGGTTTCGCCTTCCTGTCCAAGACAATGCGATGTCCAGTGGTCGAGTGAGACGAACCGCAGGCTAAACCGGCGGGCACCGAGGGCCCCATACCTCACATTGACGGCACGTGGTCGCCGCGAAAGAGCCGGCCCCGGCCTGCCCGGGAAGGCTGAACGGCTCAGGCCGCGGGGCGCAGCCAGCGGTCGACCCGGGTACGCAGGCCGGCCGGGAAGATGTCTTTGCGCAGGAGGCCGTGCACGCCCTTGGGCGGCAGGGGGACATCGACGTGGTGGACCTCGCTCTGGTCCGCGTACTGGGTGATCCGGAAGCTCGCGGCCATGCTGCACAGTGCGTGGGCCTCGGCGCGGGTGACGCCGGACGCCGCGCTGAACCAGCTGATCAGTCCGCGCAGGCAGTCGACCAGTGCGGCCTCCAGGCTGTCAGCCAGTCCGATGCCGATCCAGTGCGTGTCGGTCTCGGCCAGCGGCCGGGTCAGGCCCACGTTCTTGTGGAGGTCGTACCGCATCCGCAAGCGCTCGGCCGTGGACTTCAGGCCGGTCTGGTCGACCAGTCCGTCGCCCTGCAGGGCGTGAATGTCACCGATCCAGATCCGGGCCCCCGGCTTGGCCACGGGAAGGAACAGCGAGGAGCCCACGGTGAGTTCGGGGAGGGCCAGGTTGCCGCCGTGGTCGCCACCGATCAGCGCGCTTGTCTGCTCGTCGCCCGGCGGTTCGACCGCGATGATGCCGGCGAACGGGTCGAGCGGCAGCGAGATGCCGTGAACGTAGTCGGCCCGGGTGCGGGTCCGGTCGAACCGGAAGTCGTGGAAGTACGGCTCGTCGAAGTCGTACGGCAGCGCGCGGCACCGGGTGGGGAAGGCGTTGCCGCCCCAGTCGCTCAGCCGCAGTTCCGTCAGCCGGCATCGACGACGTCGCCCGGTTCGGCACCGGTCACCTCGACCGGGCCGACGATCTGGAACGGGCAGCCCGGTACTCCTGGCGCAGCCGCGCACGGTCTGGCCGGGGACGAGCCGTACCGCAGTGGTCTGCAGTTGGTCCAGGTGTCGGGGTAGAGAACCTCGTCGCCGGACTCGATCCTGGCTGCCGACGCAGCGCCGGGATCGAGGACGCCGGCCGGCCCGTGGCCAATGTGGACTGAACCGTATGCATCGTCACGGCCCGCAACGCTAGGCAGCCGCAGATGAGCCAGGCAAGGAAGTCCGGGCGTCACCGGGCAAGACTGTCAACGTGACTGGTGAAGGTGCACCGCGGACTTCCGGCCAGGAGGCCATCGAAGCGGTGCGGACCCCCTGAGGGGGGATCAGCACCGCTCCTGCCTTGGCGTGTTCCGCCGGCCGCTACATCCGGTGCCGGAAGGTGATCCGGCCACGGGTCAGGTCATACGGGCTCAACTCGGACCGTCACCGTGTCCTGCGGCAGGATCTTGATGTAGTGCTTGCGGAGCTTCCCGCTGATGTGTGCGAGTACCTTGTGACCGTTCTCGAGTTCAACCCAGAACTTGGCGTCTTTCAGGGACTCGACGATGGTACCGACAACCTCGATACCTCGATTACTTTTGCCACGTCAGCTCCAAGGTGTTGCTCTCACGGCGGGCTCCGACGCTTTCCAACAGGCTGATCGTCGCGGTGTCGGTCTCGTCGACGTCGATCGTCGCGAGACCGAACTCGCGAGTGTGCAGAGCGTCCAGCGCGTGGACCAGCAGCGCCCTGCCGATGCCACGGCGGCGCTGGTCGGCGCGGACCTCGATGGAGCGAATCCGCGCGATCCGCGGCCTCCCGTTGTCCCGCATCGACGGCGAAATCCGGATCACACCGACTTCGACCCCTCGACTTCGGCGCGGGACTCCTCCGCGCCGCCGGTCAACGTCACCCCCGCCGGGGGCGACACGGCGGGCTGCGCTTCGCCGGGCACCAGCAGGTACTGCCGCTCACTTCGGTGAGGGGTGAAGCCGGCCCGCCGCCAGTTCGAGATCGTGTCCGCGTCGTCGGCGTCGACCAGCGTGTAGAGCGGCGCCGGCAGTTCCGCCAGCATGGCGGCGGCCAGCCGGTCGAAGGCTGTGTCGTGCCATGCGTCGATGCTGATGTACAGTCGCCCGTCGGGCCTGCGCCCCGTGTCGCCACTGCCGACAACCAAGTCGCCGTCGCTGGCGTGCCACTGGTCTTCGGCGACCCGCGTGATCACGGGGTCTGGGGTGGGATGCTTAAGGTTGATGGCTGTCGCCTTCCAGGAGTGCCTCTGGTGCGCTCCCGCGACTCTACATCAGTCGCCTGCCGTGACCAATAGGGGGAGCACCCGGGTAATCGAACGAACATTCACGGGTCTCACCTCCTACAGGGTCTGTCACGGCCTGGAGTGAACATTACCAGACGGACGTCGTCACGCCCAACTGCGAGGGCGGAGAACCCTGCAGACAAGCCGCACCCTGCCGCGAAGGCCACGAGGCTGAGGGATGCCCAGCCGGCACGGCCGCTCCTAGCCTCCGCATGTAGGCAGAAGGCTTTTTGGTGCCCGATGAGGTTTCGCTCCACGAGAGGATGCGTGATTCCGTGCGCGCCGAGCTGATCAGAGCGCTCCCCCTGGTGTTGCGGGAGCACGCGGACAACTTCGGTGGGAAGGTCGCCTTCGAGGACGCGGAGCGGGCGGTCACGTACGCCGATCTGGAGGCGCGGACCGGCGGCTGGCCGGGCATCTGGCGGGACTCGGTGTGCGGCGCGGCGATCGGGTGATGATCTGCCTGCGCAACAGCGTGGAGATGCTGGAGAGTTACCTCGCGATCCTTCGCGCGGACGCGATCGGGGTGCCGGTCAACCCCGCGTCCACCGACTTCGAACTGGACTATCTCCTGGCCGACAGCGAGGCGGCCGTCGTCATCACCGACCCCGTGCACGTGGCCGGCTTCCTGCGCTCGCCGTCCCTGCCCCGCGGCGCCAGGCTGCTGGTGACCGGCGACGCACCCGCGCACGCGTCGGTCCACGCCTACCAGGAACTCGTCAGGACCGAGCCCGCGGAACCCGCACGGGACGATCTCGGCCTGGACGACGTGGCATGGACGTTCTACACCTCGGGGACCACCGGGGAACCGAAGGGAGTGCTGTCCAGCCAGCGCAACTGCTTGTACTCGGTGGCGGCGAGCTATGTGCCGATCCCCGGGCTGTCGGCCGACGATCGCGTGCTGTGGCCGCTGCCGTTGTTCCACAGCCTCTCCCACATCGCGTGCGTGCTGGCGGTGACCGCGGTCGGCGCGACCGCCCGGATCATGGACAGCCCTTCGGGCGACGAGTTCCTGGAGGCCGCCCGGGAAACCCGGGCCACCTTCGTGGCGGGTGTGCCGACCACCTACCACTACCTTCTGGAGGCGCGGCGCCAGCGCCGGATCACCCTGCCGGACCTGCGGATCGGGCTGGTCGGGGGAGCGGTCGCCGGCCCAGGGCTGTGCCGGTCGTTCCGCGAGGAGTTCGGGGTGCCGCTGGTCGATGCGTACGGCAGCACCGAGACGTGCGGGGCGATCACCATGAACCCGCCGGGAGGCGTCCGCGTCGACGGGTCGTGCGGGCTTCCGGTGCCCGGCGTGGATGTCCGCATCGTCGACCCGGAGACCGGCCGCGACGTGCCGGCCGGCGCCGAGGGCGAGGTGTGGGTGCGCGGCCCGAACGTGACGCCCGGCTACCACAACAAACCGGAGGCGACCGCTGCCGCGTTCCAGGACGGCTGGTATCGCACGGGTGACCTCGCCCGCCGGGACGCCGCCGGGTACTTCACCATCAGCGGCCGGATCAACGATCTGATCGTCCGGGGCGGGGAGAACGTCCATCCGGAGGAGATCGAGGCGGTTATCCGCGCCGTTCCGGGGATCGCCGACGTCGGCGTGGCCGGCCGGCCGCACGAGGTGCTGGGCGAGGTGCCCGTCGCCTACGTGGTCGCCGGCCCGTCAGGCGTCGAGGCCGACGCCGTGATCGAACGGTGCCGCCGGGAGCTGTCCACGTTCAAGCTTCCCGAAGAGGTCTATGAGGTGGCCGGCGTTCCGCGGACTGCGTCGGGGAAGATCCAGCGGCGCCTGCTGGCCGATCAGCCCGCCGTACTGCGATGCACGGCAAGCGGGGTGCACGACGGAGTGCTGCGCCTGGAGTGGGTGCCCGCGCCGGCCCGCGGCACCGCCGGCCCCGCGCCGACGACCTGGGCGTTCGTCGGCTCGGCCGCGGCGGGCCTCGCCGCGGCCGCGGGCTCGTCCTCCTGCTACGCCGATCTGGCCACGGCCGGCGCCGCCGAGATGACGGTGCTGCTGGCGCCCGACATGCCGGGCACCTGGGCGGAGCGCCGCGCCGGGATCGAACAGCTGGTCGAGGAGCTGACGGCGTGGGCCGCGCGAGCCGGATCGGGGCAGCTGGTCCTCGTGACCCGGCGGGCAGTGGCGGTCTCGGCGCGGGACGATCCGGCCGATCCGGCTCAGGCCATGCTGGCGGCCGCGGCGGGCCAGGTGCTGGGGAGCCGGGCCATCCTGGTCGACCTGGACGGCGCATCGCCGGTCGACGCCGTGCCGTACGCGACCCTGCGTGACGAGCCGCGCTGGGCTCTGCGGTCCGGCGAGCTCCTGGTGGCCCGGCTGACCCGTCAGGCGGTCCCGGACCGGTCGATACGCGATTCATGGTCCGGCTCCGACGGCGTCGTGGTGCTGACGGGTGCGCACACCGTGCGCGGCGCCGCGGTGGCACGCCACCTGGCCTCCGTCCTCCCGAACGAGCGGCTGCTGCTGATCGCCGGCGAGGACGCCGCCGAGTGGGAGCCGGCGATCGCGGCGGGCCCCGCCGCGGTGATCCTCGCCGACGGCGACCCCGAGCTGGCCGCGAAGCTGAGCACCGCAGCGGACTTTGCCCGGACCTCGTTCATCACGATCGCGGACTCGTACGAGGTCACCGGGGCGGCAGACCCCGGCCGGGCGGTCTCGGCGGCCATGATGGGCGCCGTGGTCCACGACCGCCGACGGCGCGGTCTGGCCGGCTCGGTCCTGACCTGGTGCGAACCGGCCGGGGACACGCCGGGTTCGCCCTGGTTGCGTGACGGGCTGTTCGCGCTCGACACGCTCCTTGCCACATCGGACCCGACGCCGTTGTTCGCCCTGCGTGCGCGCCGGCCGGAGCCGGGGGCCGGCGTGCCCGCCCTGCTGCGTGCCCTCTTCCCAAAGCCGCTCGTCCAGGACGGACTCGAGGACACCTCCTCCGCTCTGCGGGCAGAACTGGCCCGCCTGGACCGGCACGCGCAGCACACGCTGCTCCAGGCCCTGGTCCGGGACGAGTCCGCGGCGTCGCTCAACCAGCCCGACACCGTCGCCGTCCCGGTGGACCGGGCGTTCCGGGACCTCGGGTACAACTCGGTCGCACTCATCGAACTGCGTACCCGGCTGATGGCCAGGACCGGTCTGAAGCTGCCGACCGCAGCGGTGTTCGACCATCCGACG
The Streptomyces rubradiris genome window above contains:
- a CDS encoding ANL family adenylate-forming protein, with the translated sequence MSTTHVHYVQQLLTHFDADPDRPAMVSGDVPFSAGELADAVRRAAAAMGRHGVGRGDVVCILTEPNTAATLILRWAANLVGATAAHVRGMNAVVPDDELRMDLQRAIVSDVGARMLAVDPANEARARELLVNATGRPVLAVLGAGQPDTVDLTAGCGDGVGPCPDITDSDLAVITQTSGASGLPKGVCWPFGVKNDMAASAIDRSSRTNVLITAPLTHSSGFAADDTLITGGMVVLHPGFDAAAVLHAIAQHRIGRLILGTPQVYALAEHPDRAATDLSSLTELIYTGSPGAPLKLRKAREIFGPVLIQVYGTTETGVLTMLPPGDHDDLRACSSAGRPVNPEALSIRHPDTGAVLPVGEVGEVCAVPRWPTAGYWHEPALTAALVRDGWVRTGDLGHLDTDGYLHLTGRLANMMKVKGIRIHPEQVEKVLRQAPGVSQAAVCGVEDADRVEHIYAAVVPEPGADPDPRELRRHVAEALSDTYVPRLIDIRRKLPTTGWDKPDRVRLRADARAALTRPAPQA
- a CDS encoding acetamidase/formamidase family protein — translated: MRGCARSTGLPVPDRRPGRGDRCRTGRRRRCRLTELRLSDWGGNAFPTRCRALPYDFDEPYFHDFRFDRTRTRADYVHGISLPLDPFAGIIAVEPPGDEQTSALIGGDHGGNLALPELTVGSSLFLPVAKPGARIWIGDIHALQGDGLVDQTGLKSTAERLRMRYDLHKNVGLTRPLAETDTHWIGIGLADSLEAALVDCLRGLISWFSAASGVTRAEAHALCSMAASFRITQYADQSEVHHVDVPLPPKGVHGLLRKDIFPAGLRTRVDRWLRPAA
- a CDS encoding GNAT family N-acetyltransferase; translated protein: MIRISPSMRDNGRPRIARIRSIEVRADQRRRGIGRALLVHALDALHTREFGLATIDVDETDTATISLLESVGARRESNTLELTWQK